From the genome of Ictalurus punctatus breed USDA103 chromosome 28, Coco_2.0, whole genome shotgun sequence, one region includes:
- the dtx2 gene encoding probable E3 ubiquitin-protein ligase DTX2 isoform X1, producing MATASGFSSGVSGSRSGASLTASSSGAGGQAQGMVAVWEWQDDAGSWRPYSGQVSCFIEQCLQHHRSAGPTVTTISLGQSDPSLAAYIIDIPSLKQFRQDTGKIRSVRRSIFPQSSALGSGVLWEWANDEGGWTAYEMHVSGLLEHSYLAHQTTADLGPHGHNYVVDFTSLEQVNKSSGYRRRVRRQTGPPYPPAAASGTGSVIHSGPACTCQQCLSHGPMPGRSRHSFSAGAGPSSAYSPYPRRPLSVGNMAWGGPWSPAATSMAQPPGPVPSFPSTPNGSSIPSIPLQLNGSSSVSAALAGMASILMSAAGLGVRFMTSPSGRPNQAQASSVKRAKRQHRTAAQKPEDVIKKYMEEMRVIPDEDCMICMERLSCPSGYDSPEGCGQALQPGTVGKFTKCGHTLHMLCMLAMYNNGNKDGSLQCPSCKTIYGEKTGTQPKGKMEIYSIPQSLPGHPDCSTIQIIYNIPPGMQGPEHPNPGQPYTCRGFPRFGFLPDNDKGRKVLELLKVAWMRRLIFTVGTSSTTGEPDTVVWNEIHHKTEMMSNVSGHGYPDPNYLDNVLAELAAQGVTEDCLKRDTPRSREPE from the exons ATGGCCACCGCTTCCGGTTTCTCTTCTGGCGTGAGCGGCTCGCGGAGCGGCGCGTCTCTGACTGCGTCCTCGTCCGGAGCGGGCGGCCAGGCGCAGGGCATGGTGGCGGTGTGGGAGTGGCAGGATGATGCGGGATCGTGGCGGCCCTACAGCGGCCAGGTGAGCTGCTTCATAGAGCAGTGTCTCCAGCATCATCGGAGCGCAGGCCCGACTGTCACCACCATCTCCCTGGGGCAGAGTGACCCGAGCCTGGCCGCCTACATCATCGACATCCCGAGTCTCAAGCAGTTCCGACAGGACACCG GTAAGATCCGCTCGGTGCGACGCAGCATCTTCCCTCAGTCGTCTGCACTGGGCAGCGGCGTGCTCTGGGAATGGGCCAACGACGAGGGCGGCTGGACGGCATACGAAATGCACGTCTCTGGTTTGCTGGAGCACAGTTACCTGGCACACCAGACCACGGCTGACTTGGGACCACATGGCCATAACTACGTGGTGGACTTCACATCGCTCGAACAGGTTAACAAGAGCTCCGGCTATCGGCGGCGCGTGCGCAGGCAGACCGGCCCTCCGTACCCTCCCGCGGCAGCCTCGGGCACGGGCTCGGTAATCCACTCAGGCCCAGCGTGCACGTGCCAGCAGTGTTTGAGCCACGGACCCATGCCCGGCCGCTCGCGCCACTCTTTCTCGGCTGGAGCCGGCCCGTCCTCGGCATACTCTCCGTATCCCAGAAGGCCGCTCTCTGTAGGGAACATGGCTTGGGGAGGACCCTGGAGCCCAGCAGCTACGTCTATGGCTCAGCCTCCAGGGCCGGTGCCGTCCTTTCCGAGTACTCCCAACGGCTCGAG CATTCCATCTATTCCCTTACAGCTGAACGGCTCCAGCAGCGTGAGTGCAGCCCTGGCAG GCATGGCTTCCATTTTGATGTCAGCAGCAGGACTGGGAGTTCGCTTCATGACCAGCCCGTCCGGCAGGCCCAACCAAGCCCAGGCCAGCTCCGTTAAGAGGGCAAAGAGACAGCACAGGACAG CTGCCCAGAAACCTGAAGACGTCATTAAGAAGTACATGGAGGAAATGCGCGTGATCCCCGACGAG GACTGCATGATTTGCATGGAGCGTCTGTCGTGTCCGTCCGGCTACGACAGCCCTGAAGGTTGCGGCCAGGCCCTGCAGCCCGGCACGGTGGGCAAATTCACCAAGTGTGGACACACCTTGCACATGCTCTGCATGCTGGCCATGTACAACAACGGCAACAAG GACGGCAGCCTGCAGTGCCCCTCTTGCAAGACAATCTATGGGGAAAAGACGGGCACTCAACCAAAGGGCAAGATGGAAATATACAGCATCCCTCAATCCCTCCCGGGCCACCCCGACTGCAGCACTATACAGATCATCTACAACATCCCACCTGGAATGCAG GGTCCCGAGCACCCCAATCCCGGCCAGCCGTACACCTGTCGAGGTTTTCCACGCTTCGGCTTCCTGCCTGACAACGACAAGGGCAGAAAG GTTCTGGAGCTGCTAAAGGTGGCGTGGATGCGGCGGTTGATCTTCACGGTAGGCACTTCCAGCACGACAGGCGAGCCTGACACGGTGGTGTGGAACGAGATCCACCACAAGACCGAGATGATGTCGAACGTATCGGGCCACGGCTACCCGGACCCCAACTATCTGGACAACGTGCTGGCAGAGCTGGCGGCGCAGGGCGTAACCGAGGACTGCCTGAAAAGAGACACGCCTCGGTCACGTGAGCC
- the dtx2 gene encoding probable E3 ubiquitin-protein ligase DTX2 isoform X2, giving the protein MATASGFSSGVSGSRSGASLTASSSGAGGQAQGMVAVWEWQDDAGSWRPYSGQVSCFIEQCLQHHRSAGPTVTTISLGQSDPSLAAYIIDIPSLKQFRQDTGKIRSVRRSIFPQSSALGSGVLWEWANDEGGWTAYEMHVSGLLEHSYLAHQTTADLGPHGHNYVVDFTSLEQVNKSSGYRRRVRRQTGPPYPPAAASGTGSVIHSGPACTCQQCLSHGPMPGRSRHSFSAGAGPSSAYSPYPRRPLSVGNMAWGGPWSPAATSMAQPPGPVPSFPSTPNGSSIPSIPLQLNGSSSVSAALAAAQKPEDVIKKYMEEMRVIPDEDCMICMERLSCPSGYDSPEGCGQALQPGTVGKFTKCGHTLHMLCMLAMYNNGNKDGSLQCPSCKTIYGEKTGTQPKGKMEIYSIPQSLPGHPDCSTIQIIYNIPPGMQGPEHPNPGQPYTCRGFPRFGFLPDNDKGRKVLELLKVAWMRRLIFTVGTSSTTGEPDTVVWNEIHHKTEMMSNVSGHGYPDPNYLDNVLAELAAQGVTEDCLKRDTPRSREPE; this is encoded by the exons ATGGCCACCGCTTCCGGTTTCTCTTCTGGCGTGAGCGGCTCGCGGAGCGGCGCGTCTCTGACTGCGTCCTCGTCCGGAGCGGGCGGCCAGGCGCAGGGCATGGTGGCGGTGTGGGAGTGGCAGGATGATGCGGGATCGTGGCGGCCCTACAGCGGCCAGGTGAGCTGCTTCATAGAGCAGTGTCTCCAGCATCATCGGAGCGCAGGCCCGACTGTCACCACCATCTCCCTGGGGCAGAGTGACCCGAGCCTGGCCGCCTACATCATCGACATCCCGAGTCTCAAGCAGTTCCGACAGGACACCG GTAAGATCCGCTCGGTGCGACGCAGCATCTTCCCTCAGTCGTCTGCACTGGGCAGCGGCGTGCTCTGGGAATGGGCCAACGACGAGGGCGGCTGGACGGCATACGAAATGCACGTCTCTGGTTTGCTGGAGCACAGTTACCTGGCACACCAGACCACGGCTGACTTGGGACCACATGGCCATAACTACGTGGTGGACTTCACATCGCTCGAACAGGTTAACAAGAGCTCCGGCTATCGGCGGCGCGTGCGCAGGCAGACCGGCCCTCCGTACCCTCCCGCGGCAGCCTCGGGCACGGGCTCGGTAATCCACTCAGGCCCAGCGTGCACGTGCCAGCAGTGTTTGAGCCACGGACCCATGCCCGGCCGCTCGCGCCACTCTTTCTCGGCTGGAGCCGGCCCGTCCTCGGCATACTCTCCGTATCCCAGAAGGCCGCTCTCTGTAGGGAACATGGCTTGGGGAGGACCCTGGAGCCCAGCAGCTACGTCTATGGCTCAGCCTCCAGGGCCGGTGCCGTCCTTTCCGAGTACTCCCAACGGCTCGAG CATTCCATCTATTCCCTTACAGCTGAACGGCTCCAGCAGCGTGAGTGCAGCCCTGGCAG CTGCCCAGAAACCTGAAGACGTCATTAAGAAGTACATGGAGGAAATGCGCGTGATCCCCGACGAG GACTGCATGATTTGCATGGAGCGTCTGTCGTGTCCGTCCGGCTACGACAGCCCTGAAGGTTGCGGCCAGGCCCTGCAGCCCGGCACGGTGGGCAAATTCACCAAGTGTGGACACACCTTGCACATGCTCTGCATGCTGGCCATGTACAACAACGGCAACAAG GACGGCAGCCTGCAGTGCCCCTCTTGCAAGACAATCTATGGGGAAAAGACGGGCACTCAACCAAAGGGCAAGATGGAAATATACAGCATCCCTCAATCCCTCCCGGGCCACCCCGACTGCAGCACTATACAGATCATCTACAACATCCCACCTGGAATGCAG GGTCCCGAGCACCCCAATCCCGGCCAGCCGTACACCTGTCGAGGTTTTCCACGCTTCGGCTTCCTGCCTGACAACGACAAGGGCAGAAAG GTTCTGGAGCTGCTAAAGGTGGCGTGGATGCGGCGGTTGATCTTCACGGTAGGCACTTCCAGCACGACAGGCGAGCCTGACACGGTGGTGTGGAACGAGATCCACCACAAGACCGAGATGATGTCGAACGTATCGGGCCACGGCTACCCGGACCCCAACTATCTGGACAACGTGCTGGCAGAGCTGGCGGCGCAGGGCGTAACCGAGGACTGCCTGAAAAGAGACACGCCTCGGTCACGTGAGCC